AAGGTAGGGGAGCAGGCTTCTTACGGTGATGGGGTCTGTGGTTGTGCCTACCTATGCAGGCACCTGTGCTGGCAGGGACCGAAGGACTGAACTCCTGCTCAGTCTTTTCCTTGACTGTGCCTAGCATCCTCTTTCCTATCTATTCAAAACCCTGCCCTGGGCCCTCTCTTTGCAGGACCAGCTGCTCCCCCTCTGCTCTATACCCTGGGGACCAGGGGAACCGGTGTTAGTACCACAGAGTGAAATCTTctgggaaaggggagagaagacaTATTTGCTCAAGGAGGTGGGAACAGAATTTGGAATATCACAGCTTGAGGGAACCTTTGACATCCTCTGGTCCAACCACCTCCTTGTGTAGATGAGGAATGGGATCTGCCCAAGGTTCTACAGCCAAGCCTAGAACTACTCCTTACTCATTAACCAATCTGGTCCCTATCACAGTTCTGTGAGCGGGAGGTTGggagatttttttctctgttaattctggatgctaaaataaataacttgcttAGTGTCACATAGCATCACCATTACCTGATTATACCCAGGACAGGAGCCCACAAAGGAGACTGAGAGCTCAATTCATGAGATGCTGGATGTCAGCCTCGTGCTCAAAACCCATATGCACATTCCCAGCACACCACAGGATTTTATCTGTCCGGCAGCATTTGCTCTTCACTAGGCCTCGGTTTTCCTTTCAGGAAAATGGGCATGAGAATGTGCACCACTCACGGAGGGAAAGACATTCTGGATGGTGTCCCAAGGCCCAAAAGTTCCAAGGAGACTTCCAAGGgggaaaagaacagagctggcCTTAGAAGAATCAGATACCATGGTCACAGAAGCCTTGACAACTGGGAATGAGGATCAGGCTAGGCACAGAGGTGCCCTCAGGCAGAGTCCTGAGGGAATgagtggaggggaggagagagggagcttCAGCCTCATCAGCCTTTCTCAGCTCTCAAGCTATTCAGTCCCCATCTCAGTCTTAGAGGGTGGGGTAAAACCACAGGAcctcatggctcatgcctgaggGAAGTCCCCACATATACTGGCATGCTCTTCTATTTCTCTTGCTGAGAACTGCAACTGGCAGATAGGGcactgaacccaggagacagggggTGAACTTTCTGGGGAGGACACCCACAGTACAGACTCGGACGAAGATGATGAGGAGGGAGAagctgggtgaggtggggagGTCTCTCCACAAGTGGCAGCATGCTGGGGAAGAATCTCAATCCTGAAGGAGCCTATTTGGGGAGAGAAGGAGGTAAACAAAATGGCCTGCTCCCAGGCAGGATGTCACCCCAAGAAGTCTGGATAAGCTATGAAGACAAATAACATTGATACACAGCAGACAGTGAGAAGTGCTAAGTCCAAGGGAATCAGAGAATCCTGCAGAAGCTTAGTCGGGAAAGATGATCTGGGCAGATAAGAGAACACTTGGCCAAGAAGAACCATTTGAACAGAGACTGAAACAGCAACCAGCATTTGGACATATAGGAAAAAGTTACGAAGGAAGTTCTAGGCCCTCTCCGATTGTGTTTTACATTGTTTGGTTTCATGCTTCGCCAGAGGGCAGGGCCCATGTCCCTTCCTCAGCTTAGCCGGCACAGTGTGAACAGGTGCTCAGTACACACTTGTCTTGAATTACACTTGACTAAAAATACAGTTCCACACctgagagctgcagagatgaCAGAAGCCAGCACTCCAAATTCAAATGTTTCTTGGCAGTACTCTCAGATCTCCCATTCCTCCCTCAAGGAATGCCTAGTTGTCATACAACAACTCCCTGTGCACAAGCATCTTACCTGCACAAATCGGGCACAGTCCACTATCCTGGTCACCACTGCTTTGGGCCTGGGGTCGGTGCTGTTTTTTTTGCCTTGCTCTTGCTGTCTCCCTCCTGTTTGGCCGAGAATTAGAGTTGGATACAGGCCTGTGAGAAAGAACAGTTAAAGACCAGCTATTAGTAAGAGGCCATAAGGGCTGAAGGAGCCTGGAATCAGAGCAAAAATAATGCAGAAGAGTTAATGTAGACCTAGAAACCCTGGGTTGGGGTCCTGGTTTTCCCACCTGATGTACCAGACTTGAGGGAAGACATTTAACCTTTGAacatctgagaacagagattcCATTATCGCCCTTgcgttattattttttaattgaaatatagtACACATACCGTAAAActcactctttaaaaatataaattcaaggccaggtgtggtggctcacacctgtaatcccagcactctgggaggccaaggcaggcggataacctgaggtcaggagtttgagaccagcctggccaacatttgcctgtctctactaaaaatacaaaaattaggccggacgcagtggcttacgcctgtaatcccaccactctgggaggccgaggtggggggatcacctgaggttgggagtttgagaccagtctgaccaagacggagaaaccctgtctctaataaaaatacaaaaattagctgggagtggtggcgggcgcctgtaatcccagctactcaagaggctgaggcaggagaatcgcttgaacccgggagacagaggttgtggtgagctgagattgccccgttgcactccagtctgggcaacaagagcaaaactccatctcaaacaaacaaacaaaaaacaaaaattagctgggtgtggtgacgtgcacctgtagacccagcttgggaggctgcggcaggagaacagcttgaacctgggaggctgaggttgcagtgagctgagatcacgccactgcactccagactgagtgagAAAGCACAACtccatcagttttctttttttttttttttttttgagacggagtctcgctctgtcacccagactggagtacagtggccggatctcagctcactgcaagctccgcctcccgggtttacgctattctcctgcctcagcctcccgagtagctgggactacaggcgccagccacctcgcctggctagttttttgtattttttagtagagacggggtttcaccgtgttagccaggatggtctcgatctcctgacctcgtgatccgcccgtctcggcctcccaaagtgctaggattacaggcttgagccaccgcgcccggccaactccatcaattttcaattgtttatatatatataaattcaattCAAAACCCTGTATTGACAGAGTTCTGTAACCACAACCatgtaattccagaacattttcactactcccaaaagaaacccagaacccaggctgggcgcagtggctcatgcctgtaatcccagaattttgggaggccgaggcagatggatcacctgaggtcaggagttcaagaccaccctggccaacatggcaaaaccccatctctactgaaaacacaaaaattacctgggtgtggtggtgtacaccggtagtccctgctacttgggtggctgaggcaggagaatggcttgaactagaaggtggaggttgcagtgagccgagattgtgccactgcactccagcctgggtgccagaacaacactttgtctcaaaaaaaaaagaaagaaagaaaagaaaagaaagcctgaACCAGACTCTGGCAACTGCTAATCTACTTTAGTGGTTTGGaattgcctattctggacatgaAATCATATACTATATGgttttttgtgactgacttcttacACTTAGTAtggtttcaaggttcatccatgttggagCAGGTATCAGTActatattccttttttatggcagaGTAATATTCCACAgcatagatataccacattttatttatcagctgatagacacttgggttgtttcgaTTTCTgggctattattaataatgttgCTCTGAACATTTGGCTGTAAGTTTCTGTGTGAACACCTGTTATCAATTCTTTGGAAGTATACACCTAGGAGTTGAactgctaggtcatatggtaactccatataaacattttgaaaaactgctaaactgttttccaatcagctgcactaatttacattcccactggcaatatgtatgagagtttcaatttctccatatctttgccaacacttgttattgtccatcttttttATTACATCATCCTAGCAGGTGTGAAATAATCATTGTggggttttgattggcatttctctgatggctaatgatgttgagcatcttctatGTGCTTAatagccatttatatatcttctttggagaaaattCTATTCAGATTATTTGTCCATTCTAAAAATTAGGGTATCTTTCTACTGTTGACTTGTAaaggttctttatatattttagataaaagagccttactgggccaggcgcggtggctcaagcctgtaatcccagcactttgggaggccgagacgggcggatcacaaggtcaggagatcgagaccatcctggctaacccggtgaaaccccatctctactaaaaaaaataaaatacaaaaaactagccgggcgaggtggcgttcgcttgtagtcccagctactcgggaggctgaggcaggagaatggcgtaaacccgggaggcggagcttgcagtgagctgagatctggccactgcactccagcctgggcaacagggcgagactctgtctcttttttttttttttttttaaatctttttcaaaaaaaaaaaaaaaaagagccttacTGAATATATGATATGCAAATACTTTCCTCCAtattctatgggttgtcttttactttcttgacagtgtcctttgaagcagaaaagattcagatttttttttttttttttggagacagtttcactcttgttgcccaggctggagtgcaatggtgtgatctcagctcactgcaacctccgcctcctgggttcaagcgattctcctgcctcagcctcctgagtagctgggattataggaacgtaccaccacactcgactaatttttgtatttttagtagaaacagggtttcgccgtgttggccaggctggtcttgaactcctgacctcaggtgatccacccaccttggcctcccaaagtattgggattacaggcgtgagccactgtgcccagccaaagatTTAGATTTTGATGAAGCCCATGAAATACAGCATACTCATCTTCAGATTCTGGTTCACTACAGGACTGCCTCTTTGCCTAGTTCCAAACCTGACAACATGTGGACAAGGATATCTTTTCTTCAATGCCCTTAGGTCTAGACCCACAGGTTAAACCCAGACACAAGGATACTCTCTGACCTTAATGAAACAAGACTGGGGGTAAGGACAGCTGCAAAAGGGCAATAAGGTTTGGGGAGGTGATTTGGGTCTTTCATGTTGATCTACTTACCTTTGGTGCTgcactttccttcttttcattctgcCCACATCATTCTCAGAGTTTTGCTCCTCTGCTCTGGGCTCTGTATTAGAAATGCTCATTAAATATAGCTCTTAAACAAAACAGTCTTCACATGTGATGTTACTTCTTCTAAGAATATTCCTTCTACCCTCTTTGCCTGGAGGCAAAGAGTGTGCCTTTCTCACTCTTCCAAGTCTTAGATGAAATGCTAATTCCTATGCGGCACTTTCCCTGGATTCTCTAATCTACATCCAGTCATCCAATTATGCTTTTCCTTGACAGTACTCATCACAGTTTGaagatttaaatttatttgtgtgACACTGACATGTGTTTCTCCACTAGGGAAGGAGCattgctattttatttactgCGGTATCCCTGATgtctagcacagagcctggcacaaacgatgcttaataaatatctgtcaaATGAGTGACAATAAAAACTATCAACTTCCATTCGTCTGGTTATCCTGAATTTATGAAACACTTTGTAtagcatttaatatattttaaagtgcttTCATAGCTCCAGGGCCCAGCCTATAGTAGGTGCCCCAAAATTATGAGTTCCCTTCTAGtctctttctcttaaaataataaactacatCTTTCCTTCTGTGGTAGACAGCTGAGGCCCAAAGAGATAAGGATTGCTGATTCCTAGGCCAGTGCTCTTTCAGTTACTATACAATATTTGATTTGTCTTTTGGTAACAAGACACCAGCAATTATCTTTTCTATCACATGAAGTTCCTCTAGTGAGCCATCCCTGTATAGCAATGGTAGATTCAGGGAGGAAGGGCATTGCTAGGGACAGGAAGGAACAGGTCATGTGGACTCACCTGCCCTGTCTGGAGGACTGGAACCTGATTCTGCATGGTTGTTCTTTGGACTTGCCACACTGACTGGAGGCACCCTGCGGGCAGCAGAAAGCACCATGTGGGCTGAACGCCCCAGAGTCCCTGGCTGCATCTGTGTTAGGATATTCCTGAGCTCTGAAATTTCCTTGGTATCCCTGCAGGGAAAGAGAGTACTTGGTTCCACTTGAAATATAGGTCTTATTCTGCTCACTCATGTCAATGGCATTTAAGCAAGAAAGCTAGTTTAATATACAGATAGGGTTAGGCCTAGAGTATGTGATTAATTTGGtgaacccaggctggtcttgtgtGCTTGTCAGTGACTTGATAGCATTTCTTTTCCAGGAGAAAGACCTGAGAGGTGGCTGGGAGACTTCCACTCTGTCAAGTACATACGTATGGGGATGTGGGAAGAATGTCCTCCAGATGGAAGGATTAGCTAGCCAGGGGCTAGGACCAGACTCCTGAGCATCAGAaccctgaggaaaaaaaattgagagataTGAAATACCAAGATTCACCACCAGGGGACACTGCTACCTAGTGCCAGGGCCTACTCAAACTGTCAAACTACTCAAATGACTGAACTTTTTGGGGAcgtttatttcattatttccttctaaatattatcaaataatatTGTTTAGTTTTTAGTATGATTTATTTTGTGAAGAATTTTGTTAACTTGCAACTAAAAACCTACCAATTTTAAGCCACAATTTCTAGCCATCTATAaagagatgtgtgtgtatgtatgcatatagaTGTGTCTCTAGCATTAGCCACCATACCTATCACAGGCATTTTATAACCTCCTTGCTCCAGAAATGTCTATGTGCAATAATCTCCCAAATAATTTCTGCatacagattttatttatatCGTAGTATGCTGGTTTCTTAATTCTTTGTCAAAATTCAATTTATCTGTGATTATAcccctactttttaaaaaagagatgggatctcagcCTCGGTACAGTGATTcgtggctgtaatctcagcactttaggaggccaaggtgggaggactgctagagcccaggagtttcagaccagcctgagcaacatagtaagatcctgtctataaaaaaataaaaaaattagccaggcatggtggtacatgtctgtggtcctagctacttgggaggctgaggtgctgaggtgggaggacttctTGGGCTTCagaagccaaggctgcagtgagctgtgactgcaccactgcactccagcaaggtgacaagagtgagaccctgtctcaaataaaaagaagaaaaaaaaaaattgggtctTGCTctacccaggctgggatgcagtggcaggatcatggctcactgtagccttgaactctggggctcaagcaattctctcacctcagcctctcgagcagctgggaccacaggctcacaccaccatgcccagctaattaaaaaattttttttgtagagacaaggtctcactatgttgcacaggctggtctcaaactcttgggctcaagcgatcgtccctcctcggcctcccaaaccactgagattacaggcacgtgccattgcacctggcccctaattattttttcttttttgagacacagtcatACTCTGCCATCTAGGatggcgtgcagtggcgtgatctcagctcactacaacctccgcctctcaggttcaagtgattcttgtgcctcagcctcctgagtagctaggattacaggcgtgcaccaccacagccagctaatttttgtatttttagtagaaacagggttttgccatgttggccaggatggtcttgaactcctggcctcaagtcatctgcctgcctcggcctccaaaagtgctgggattacaggtgtgagccactgctcccggcctcctaattcctttttccttttttatttatagaaatttcctttttcccttaccgtaaaaaaatttttgtctttaattttcaacTCTGATTCTTCTATCACAGGTTATTTTAAAGGTAAATGTCTTTCTTGTAAAGCATGGCTTTGGCTTCATTCTACAAGCTTGAGTAGTATTTTCATTCTCATTAactctttaatattttctaattaccaTTACAATCTTTTCTTGGACCTAGCAATAATcctgaaattttttctttaattttccagggttttcattttttctttaccttGTCTCATGAATGTTACAGTGAATGCTACTAGAAAGGGTAACTAGATAGGTGTGTAGAGATAGTTTATTTTAACCTTAACTCTAAGTGAGATTATCAGgaaattaattattataaaatgattaattATTAGCTTCTGAGCAAAGATTAGTTGGAATCAagtggcctgggttcaaatccactTCAAGACTTATTTGGCAGTGTGACCTGGGTCACCCCACTAAATTTCTCTGTGCTTTTCTTACGAGAAAACTGGTGATCATAATAACCCcgtttcacagagttaaaagCCCTATGTTTTGCTTTCACTATAACATACCAATTAAAATGATTCATTAGGAAAAAAGTCTATGACGTTTTAGGCATCCTAAATTATAAAACTGAGTGCCAtcaatctgtaatcccagcttacaTGTAGCATCTGTCTCTTGCTGAAATGTTTCAGGTCATTCCTTCGCTACAGTTTCACGAAGTACCTGCATGTATGTTTCACCCTGTTGCTGATGTTCAATACCCTTCTGACAAGGCTCTGCAGTTGCTGACTCCCTTTGACCTCCATCCCACCATGGTCCTAGAAGTGCAGGGTAATGTAGATGGCCAAAATGGAAAAGAACCCTGAGAAACTTTTGTTTATCCTAAAACTGGGGTGAACATAGGTACTGGTTTGCCTGGAATAGTCCTACCTTGTATCTGTTGTCTccgtataaaaataataatgataattattattattatgttttgagacagggcctcactctgtcactcaggctggaatgtagtggtatgattatggctcactgcaaccttgacctcctgggctcaagtgatcctcctacgtcagcctcctaagtatctagGACggcaggcatgggccaccatgcctggctaatttttatttatttttttcttcagacagggtctagctctgttgcctaggctggagtgcaatggaacaatcacagctcactgaagccttgaactcccaggctcaagtgatcctaccacttcagcctcctgagtagctgggactacaggcgtacaccaccatgccttatttgttattttttgtagagatggggttttgctatgttgcacagtctggtctcaaactccagggctcaagcgatccattcgccttggcctcccaaagtgttgggattacaggcatgagtcactgcacctaatttttaaattttttgtagaggctgggtgtggtggtacacgcctgtaatcccagcacagtgggaggctgagacaagaggactgcttgagctcaggagtttgagaccagcctgggcaacatagtgagaccttagtctctataaaaaatagaggtggaaggttgcagtgagctgagatcatgccactgtgctccagcccgggcgacagagcgagactttgtctttttttttttttttgagacggagtctcgctctgtcgctcaggctggagtgcagtggcgcaatctctgctcactgcaagctccgcctcccgggttcacgccattctcttgcctcagcctcctgtgtagctgggactacaggtgcccgccaccgcacccggctaattttttgtatttttagtagagacgcggtttcaccaagttagccaggatggtctcgatctcctgacctcgtgatccgcctgtctcggcctcccaaagtgctgggattacaggcttgagccactgtgccctccccgactttgtcttttaaaaaaaaaaaaattatttgggcctGGTAGTatgcacttgtagttccagctactgggaggttgaggcgggaggattgtttgaacccaggaggtggaggtcgtagtgagtgatcacgccactgcactcctgtaatcccacctgtaatcccagtactttgggagactgaagtgggcagatcacacggtcaggggatggagaccatcttggctgacacggtgaaaccccgtctctactaaaagtacaaaaaattatctgggcatagtggcatgtgcctatagtcccagctgctggggagggtgaggcaggagaatggcatgaacctgggagaaggagcttgcagtgagccaagatcgcaccactgcactccagcctgggtgacagagtgagactccgtctcaaaaatataaaaaaataaaaataaaaaaataaataaatactttttttgtggagacagcatctcgctatgttgcccaggctggtcctgaatttctgggctcaaatgatcctcccactttggtctctgcaagtgctagaattaaaggcatgagccactgtgcctggacttagtgtaattattaatagcattCTCCTTTGCCCTTAAAGTGTCCTGGTTTGGATGATAAGTTTTATGGTGACTCTATCTACAACTCCCCTTTAAAAGGTCACTTATATAATGAACATTTACACTAAAAGGCTACTTTGCTCTGGGCAATGTTCTAGGTGCCAGGAATGCATTACAGAACGAGACCGACAGGTTCCTAATCTCATGGAGCTTCATTTTATTGACTAGGCAGGATCACAGAGATCGAGCTCCACTCATGTCAGCTCTTAGCACTGCAGCAGTGGAACCTGGTAGGGCACACCGAACTGCCACTGTCggtccttttacattttttagccCTTTCCACAATGGAAGAGTAGTCTCAGACCAAATTTGACTTTGTCTTAGCTCTCTGGATCTCTCCTAAAACTGCACGACAAAAGGATCTACTCTTGTTCTTTCTGCTCtaacttcattttctcttccca
The sequence above is a segment of the Theropithecus gelada isolate Dixy chromosome 14, Tgel_1.0, whole genome shotgun sequence genome. Coding sequences within it:
- the LOC112606808 gene encoding short transient receptor potential channel 2-like, producing the protein MAPVKISHVVSFSSQDPRYPVENLLNPDNPRRPWLSCPQDKSGQLKVELQLERAVPIGYIDVGNCGCAFLQIDVGRSSWPLDRPFVTLLPATMLMSLTDSKQGKNRSGVRMFKDVDFLAPASGELWDRLRLTCSQPFTRHQSFGLAFLRVRSSLDSLDDSVLGPSALVSSVLNKGSDAQESGPSPWLANPSIWRTFFPHPHTDTKEISELRNILTQMQPGTLGRSAHMVLSAARRVPPVSVASPKNNHAESGSSPPDRAEPRAEEQNSENDVGRMKRRKVQHQRPVSNSNSRPNRRETARARQKKQHRPQAQSSGDQDSGLCPICAGSFRIEILPQHAATCGETSPPHPASPSSSSSSESVLWVSSPESSPPVSWVQCPICQLQFSAREIEEHASICGDFPQA